One Candidatus Schekmanbacteria bacterium genomic window, CTCCTAAGTCAAATTGTATTTAAATGAAATTGAAATTTTAAATATATGTCAAACTTCATAATTTTATTTAAATAAATAATTCTTTTTGCTGTTAGGAGGTGAGAAAATGATTGTGAGGTTGGAGGTTCTCTACGATGACATAGAGCCCGACGGAAGGCGCGGGCGCGATAAAATAATCCGGGCAATAGACGAAGCAATGGATGGAGCACATTGGCAAGCAGAAGGCGACGGATGGATTGCCCGGCGATAATTTCTTTTTTTATCTTTCATGATAACAAGAGTCGCATATCCACATCTCATCTTCTTTTAACAAGAGGGCATAATCTCCACACTCATCACATATCCCATTCCTTCTAACAACTACCGTATCCATTTTTCTCATCTTTTCAGTCTCTTCTTTTATCTGAATCATTTCATAAATCATTTCAAAAAGACCCGGATCCATTTTCAGGATGTCTTTTAAGGTTATCACTCCAATAACCTTGCCAAATTCCACTACTGGAAGCCTCCTGACCTTCTTTTTTTTAAACTTATTCATTGCCTCAATTATGTCTGCTGACGGCTTTATCGTTACCACCTTCTTTTTCATAACATCTTTTGCAAGGATACTTTCAAGGTCCTTTTTTGACTTCTTTATAATAGCCCAAAGTATCTCCCTGCGAGTGAGAACCCCCTTAAGTTTTTGCCCATCTTTTACAATTAAACAGCCAACCTTTGACTTAACCATCTTTTTAGAACACTCCTTAAGGTTCGTGTCAGGACTCACAAATACAAAATTACGGGTCATTATGTCTCCGACTTTTATTCCTGTCCTCATTTTCTTATTCTTAGTCCAAATCATCTTAACATCAGGTAATTTTAATTTAAATAAATTTGTAACCCTTTAAGATTAGCTAAAAATTTCTAAAGAGGAGAGTTTTCTTATTTTTTCATACTGGACTTTAAAAAAATCTCTTTCTTCACTTAGCATTCTGAAAAAGTCCTTTAACCGTTCCTCAGAACAAACTTCTTGGATTCCTATGCCAAGAGAATCTAAATTAGAGTTTTCAGTATCCGGTGCCGTGTGCCTAATGGCCCTAATCCCCTTATTTGAACATTCAACCAATTTAAAATTGTATCTATCAGCAATTTTTTGTGATTCGTTGATATAGCTAATGGTGTTTGAAATAAAATCGCTTACAAAATAAATATTAGGGTAACCATTTATTCTTGCGATATCTGGAGCAACATCTCCTAAAAGAAGAAAAGCTATCCCTCCCTTATCCCCTACACGGATTCTATCTTCAAACTCTTTAAGCTCATGTTTTTTTAAAAAAAGTGGCAAACAAGCCCTAAGAATTGATGGATCTTCAGGACATATCTCAAACTCCATATTATCAAAAATAAATTAAGGTTTATAAGTTTTTATATTGTAGTAACTATAGGATTAATACAAAAAGGAGATTACAACAATTCTTTTAAATCAAATTAGCAATTTTACTTCATGATTAATAGTGAAGATAAAAGATTCTTTGGAGATAAAGCAAGAAGGAATAACATCCTTGCCGCAAGAGTTCTGTCTGAAACACTTAAGACAACTCTTGGTCCGCGTGGCATGGACAAAATGCTTGTTGACAGAACGGGGGATGTAGTCATAACAAATGACGGGGCAACAATCCTTGAAGAAATGGAAGTAGACCACCCAGTCGCAAAACTCATACTTGATGTCGCAAAAACACAGGAACGGGAAGCAGGAGATGGAACCACAACTGCTGTCATGATTGCAGGAAAGCTTCTTGAAAATGCAGAAACCCTATTGGACAAAAAAATCCACCCAACAATTATCTCAAAAGGCTATCGTATGGCTGAAGAAAAGTCACAGGAAATACTCGAAGAGCTTTCTGTGGAGATAGAATCAAAAGACGAGCTTGAAAAAGTTGCAAGAACAGCTATGACCGGCAAAGGTGTAGAATTTCTAAAAGACCACCTATCAAAACTTGTCGTTCGTGCAGCAGAAATAACCGGTGACGGGAGAAAAATTGACCTCGAGAATATAAAGATTGAAAAAGTCAAAGGAAAAAGTGTTGACAAAATTGAACTTGTTCAAGGATTAGTCTTATCAGCCAGCCGTGCAACGCCAAAAATGCCAAAGAAGATTAACAACGCAAAGATTCTTCTAATTGACGGTGGCCTTGAAATACCAAACCTTGAAAGAGAAACTCAAATTTCAGTTTCACGTGCCGGAGAATTAAGAGATTTTTATGCTCAGGAAGAAGAATTTTTAAGAGAGATTGTTCTTAAAATACGAAGTCTTGGAGTAAATGTGGTTTTTTGTAGCCGCGGAATTGAGAACT contains:
- a CDS encoding CBS domain-containing protein, encoding MIWTKNKKMRTGIKVGDIMTRNFVFVSPDTNLKECSKKMVKSKVGCLIVKDGQKLKGVLTRREILWAIIKKSKKDLESILAKDVMKKKVVTIKPSADIIEAMNKFKKKKVRRLPVVEFGKVIGVITLKDILKMDPGLFEMIYEMIQIKEETEKMRKMDTVVVRRNGICDECGDYALLLKEDEMWICDSCYHER
- a CDS encoding thermosome subunit, whose product is MINSEDKRFFGDKARRNNILAARVLSETLKTTLGPRGMDKMLVDRTGDVVITNDGATILEEMEVDHPVAKLILDVAKTQEREAGDGTTTAVMIAGKLLENAETLLDKKIHPTIISKGYRMAEEKSQEILEELSVEIESKDELEKVARTAMTGKGVEFLKDHLSKLVVRAAEITGDGRKIDLENIKIEKVKGKSVDKIELVQGLVLSASRATPKMPKKINNAKILLIDGGLEIPNLERETQISVSRAGELRDFYAQEEEFLREIVLKIRSLGVNVVFCSRGIENFVKFALAREGVLAVCSVDSDELSLISRSTGAGIVSKVFDATQKEIGDAGEIEEISNEESSLVFIRECKNPLVATFLVYGSSTHIIDEAKRALKDALGVVASVVKDRKIVAGGGATEIELARRLHAYAKTLGSRESLAVEQFALALESIPIALAENAGIDPFDVLTELRSSHDLDNYTFGINVIENRIEDTLRLGIVEPLRVKLQAISSATEAAITVLRIDDVIAAKKPGETAAKISKMTDYE